One Triplophysa rosa linkage group LG21, Trosa_1v2, whole genome shotgun sequence DNA segment encodes these proteins:
- the tnnt2a gene encoding troponin T type 2a (cardiac) → MLRKEQEEVQEEEQEEEQEEVQHDDEAPVEEVEAEEESTREQEGEEETEDGGEETKPKFPKPFMLPNLVPPKIPDGEKVDFDDIHRKRMEKDLNELQTLIEVHFESRKKEEEELIGLKERIEKRRSERAEQQRIRSEREKERQKRVEEERARKEDEEAKKRAEDDAKKKKTLTSLHFGGYIQKIERRSGKKQTEREKKKKILSERRKPLDISNANDSALREKATELWTWMRELEAEKFELQYHFSKQKYEINVLRNRVSDHQKTSKRTKRGLRK, encoded by the exons ATGTTGAGAAA GGAGCAGGAGG AGGTGCAAGAGGAGGAGCAGGAGGAGGAGCAAGAGGAGGTGCAGCATGATGACG AGGCTCCAGTAGAGGAAGTGGAGGCGGAAGAAGAGAGCACACGGGAACAGG AGGGTGAAGAGGAGACTGAAGATGGAGGAG AGGAGACTAAGCCTAAATTCCCTAA acctTTTATGTTGCCAAACCTGGTGCCCCCAAAGATTCCAGATGGAGAAAAGGTTGATTTTGAT GACATCCACCGTAAACGAATGGAGAAGGACCTGAATGAACTCCAGACACTTATAGAAGTTCACTTTGAAAGCCGTAAGAAGGAAGAAGAGGAACTTATCGGCCTTAAAGAAAGGATT GAGAAAAGACGTTCTGAGCGAGCGGAGCAGCAGAGGATCCGCAGCGAACGTGAGAAGGAACGTCAGAAGCGTGTGGAG gaGGAAAGAGCTCGGAAGGAGGATGAAGAAGCCAAAAAGAGGGCGGAGGATGAtgccaagaaaaagaaaacgctCACCAGTTTGCACTTCGGTGGCTACATACAGAAG ATAGAACGCAGGAGTGGAAAGAaacagactgagagagagaagaaaaagaagattcTTAGTGAACGCCGCAAACCTCTGGACATTAGCAATGCCAATGACTCTGCTCTCAG GGAAAAAGCCACAGAACTGTGGACTTGGATGCGAGAACTAGAAGCAGAGAAGTTTGAGTTACAGTATCACTTTAGCAAACAGAAATATGAG ATCAACGTCCTGAGGAACAGAGTCAGTGACCATCAGAAAAC GTCAAAGAGAACCAAGAGAGGCCTCAGGAAGTGA